One window of the Mycobacterium xenopi genome contains the following:
- the tenA gene encoding thiaminase II: MRDGWTGRLWAEVVGIYSAILQHPFLVGLTDGRLDPDAFAHYLIQDVHYLRDFARALSIVGSKAPGPGDVSMFARHAAGIVDVELALHASLLSELGIANSDAVPAAPTTRAYTSYLLATAYAGTFVDGFAAVLPCYWIYAEVGAELIKRGSPDPRYQRWIDSYAGEEYQGIVAEVLALADDVGRTLSPSDEARARAHFVATARYEWMFWDAAWRREAWPV, from the coding sequence ATGCGAGACGGTTGGACGGGGCGGTTATGGGCCGAGGTGGTCGGCATTTACTCCGCAATCCTGCAGCACCCATTTCTGGTCGGCCTCACCGACGGCCGCCTCGACCCGGACGCGTTCGCCCACTACCTGATCCAGGACGTGCACTACTTGCGCGATTTCGCCCGAGCGCTGAGCATCGTGGGCAGCAAGGCGCCCGGCCCCGGCGATGTCAGCATGTTCGCGCGGCACGCCGCCGGCATCGTCGATGTCGAGCTTGCCCTGCACGCATCGCTGCTGTCCGAGTTGGGTATCGCCAACTCCGATGCCGTGCCGGCCGCGCCGACGACCCGCGCCTACACGAGCTACCTGTTGGCCACCGCTTACGCCGGCACCTTCGTCGACGGATTCGCCGCGGTACTGCCGTGCTACTGGATCTACGCCGAGGTGGGCGCGGAGCTGATCAAACGCGGCTCCCCGGATCCGCGCTACCAGCGCTGGATCGACAGTTATGCCGGCGAGGAGTATCAGGGCATCGTCGCCGAGGTGCTAGCGCTTGCCGACGATGTCGGTCGGACCCTCAGTCCCAGCGACGAAGCCCGCGCCCGTGCCCATTTCGTCGCGACCGCTCGCTACGAGTGGATGTTCTGGGACGCCGCCTGGCGGCGCGAGGCGTGGCCCGTCTGA
- a CDS encoding NAD(P)/FAD-dependent oxidoreductase, producing MGSTDVGVIGAGIVGLATAYALVERGVSVSVYERGVPGQGQSGGESRIFRHVHDDPRLVALAKRSRSIWEEWAQRFGTEMVSGDGVVAMGPSAEQRLSVVENVGDIPVRRIGADELHDRLPILADVDAVAVLDERGGSIRTTTAIAALTAALADRLVADEVLAVRSTPVGTLEVRAGGAAAEHDSVIVCAGRGTAGLARGMGLALPVRQGAHVRLTYDVRGKPPSTLACLLYSGGIVGETVAYAAAVQGNRRYAVGLSDHVDAPDGGTLDPAALAQLAERTTAYVERVLPGLDPKPVDVRHCWVTELPWGSNGLAVWTLDNAFFVAGHNLFKHAPALGHALAAAATGDGLAKELRPSTQLGGTSS from the coding sequence GTGGGTTCTACCGATGTCGGGGTCATCGGTGCCGGGATTGTGGGTCTGGCCACCGCCTACGCCCTCGTCGAGCGCGGTGTCTCGGTATCGGTCTACGAGCGCGGTGTACCCGGGCAGGGTCAATCGGGCGGCGAATCACGCATCTTTCGACACGTCCACGACGACCCGCGGCTCGTGGCCCTGGCCAAGCGCAGCCGGTCGATCTGGGAGGAATGGGCGCAGCGGTTCGGGACCGAAATGGTCTCTGGCGACGGCGTTGTAGCAATGGGGCCGTCCGCCGAACAGCGGCTCAGCGTGGTCGAGAATGTCGGGGATATCCCCGTCCGACGCATCGGTGCCGACGAGCTGCACGACCGGTTGCCAATCCTGGCCGACGTCGACGCCGTCGCGGTGCTCGACGAGCGCGGCGGCTCGATCCGTACCACGACGGCAATCGCGGCGCTCACCGCGGCGCTCGCTGATCGATTGGTTGCCGACGAGGTGCTGGCCGTGCGGTCCACACCCGTGGGCACGCTTGAGGTGCGCGCCGGCGGTGCTGCCGCTGAGCACGACAGCGTGATTGTGTGTGCCGGCCGCGGCACCGCTGGGCTTGCTCGCGGTATGGGTCTTGCGCTTCCGGTCCGACAGGGCGCCCACGTGCGCCTTACCTACGACGTCCGCGGGAAGCCGCCGTCGACACTGGCGTGCCTGCTGTACAGCGGCGGCATAGTCGGTGAAACGGTCGCCTACGCGGCGGCCGTGCAGGGCAACCGCCGCTACGCCGTCGGGCTCAGCGACCACGTCGATGCCCCTGACGGCGGAACGCTGGACCCCGCGGCCCTAGCTCAACTCGCCGAGCGCACCACCGCCTACGTCGAGCGCGTCCTGCCGGGCCTTGATCCCAAGCCGGTCGACGTCCGCCATTGCTGGGTCACCGAGCTGCCGTGGGGTTCGAACGGCCTGGCTGTCTGGACGCTCGACAATGCCTTTTTCGTTGCGGGGCATAACCTTTTCAAGCATGCGCCAGCGCTCGGTCACGCGCTGGCCGCGGCCGCCACCGGTGACGGCCTGGCCAAGGAGCTGCGGCCCAGCACACAGCTGGGCGGCACGTCGAGCTGA
- a CDS encoding LLM class flavin-dependent oxidoreductase: MAKLRFGYFMAPFHRAGTNPTLALQRDLEFVEHIDALGFDEVWFGEHHSAGSEIISSPEIFIAAAAQRTKRIRLGTGVISLAYHNPLWVADRLVLLDHLTYGRVLGGVGPGSLPTDSAMIGLTPTDTRELLETNLDILVRLLAGETVTAKTATHELFDARLQLAPYSEGGIPLAVAAVASPTGARLAGKHGIGLLSIGATLTTEGFDALAYHWGIVEERAAAFGKQVDRKDWRLVGPFHIAETDEQARADVKFGIEPWFHYFQKVAAFPQMTMPGDRLDEMIDIINNAGAGVIGTPERARAQVQRLWDQSGGFGCMLQMAHEWANPAATKRSAELFAAEVMPHFQGQAQPTLDAAARASDVREDLAQTQLQAIDHMTKKYQDEVGPK; encoded by the coding sequence ATGGCCAAGCTCCGGTTCGGATATTTCATGGCACCGTTTCACCGCGCGGGCACCAATCCGACGCTGGCACTGCAACGTGACCTGGAGTTCGTCGAACACATCGACGCGCTGGGCTTCGACGAGGTGTGGTTCGGTGAGCATCACTCCGCGGGCAGCGAGATCATCAGTTCACCGGAGATCTTCATCGCCGCTGCTGCGCAACGAACCAAGCGGATCCGCCTGGGCACCGGGGTTATCTCGCTCGCCTACCACAACCCGCTGTGGGTTGCCGATCGGCTGGTGCTGCTCGACCACCTCACGTACGGGCGGGTGCTCGGCGGGGTGGGACCGGGCTCGTTACCCACCGATTCCGCGATGATCGGACTGACCCCCACCGACACCCGCGAGCTTCTCGAAACCAACCTCGACATTCTGGTCCGGCTACTCGCCGGCGAGACCGTGACCGCCAAGACTGCCACACATGAGTTGTTCGACGCCCGGTTGCAGCTCGCGCCGTATTCCGAAGGGGGGATTCCTCTGGCGGTGGCGGCGGTCGCCTCGCCGACGGGCGCCAGGCTGGCCGGCAAACACGGGATCGGGCTGCTGTCTATCGGGGCGACCCTGACCACCGAAGGCTTCGACGCGCTCGCCTACCACTGGGGCATCGTCGAGGAGCGCGCCGCGGCCTTCGGCAAACAAGTCGACCGCAAGGACTGGCGGCTGGTCGGGCCGTTCCATATCGCGGAGACCGACGAGCAGGCCCGTGCAGATGTGAAATTCGGGATCGAGCCGTGGTTCCACTACTTCCAAAAGGTGGCCGCATTCCCGCAGATGACCATGCCAGGGGATCGGCTCGACGAGATGATCGACATCATCAACAACGCGGGAGCTGGTGTGATCGGGACACCGGAGCGGGCGCGCGCACAGGTGCAGCGGCTGTGGGATCAGTCCGGCGGATTCGGGTGCATGCTGCAAATGGCCCACGAATGGGCGAATCCGGCGGCGACGAAACGCTCCGCCGAACTGTTCGCCGCCGAGGTGATGCCACACTTCCAGGGGCAGGCGCAGCCGACGCTCGACGCCGCGGCGCGGGCCAGTGACGTGCGAGAAGACCTCGCGCAGACCCAGCTGCAAGCTATCGATCACATGACGAAGAAGTACCAAGATGAAGTTGGTCCCAAATGA
- the aceA gene encoding isocitrate lyase ICL2 — translation MATTIEADAEARTPFEQEVAAVQRYFDSPRFDGIIRLYSARQVVEQRGTIPTDYPVAREAAVAFYARLRELFAQGKSITTFGPYSPGQAVTIKRMGIEAIYLGGWATSAKGSSSEDPGPDLASYPLSQVPDEAAGLVRALLTADRNQQFLRLRMTDEQRAATPPVDFRPFIIADADTGHGGDPHVRNLIRRFVEAGVPGYHIEDQRPGTKKCGHQGGKVLVPSDEQIKRLNAARFQLDVMGVPGIIVARTDAEAGNLIDSRADERDQPFLLGATNLKIPSYKACWLALMRRFYDLGVKELNGHFLYALPDGEYAAADAWLERQGLLDLVAEAAAAWQQNGQQSIDALFDKVEARFVDAWEADAGLETYGDAVADLLEFAESEGEPRDMSSAEWREFAKGAPLYAAREKAKELGVVAPWDCELAKTPEGYYQVRGGIPYAIAKSLAAAPFADLLWMETKTADLADARQFAEAIHAKYPDKMLAYNLSPSFNWDTTGMSDDEMRRFPEELGKMGFVFNFITYGGHQIDGIAAEEFATALKQDGMLALARLQRQLRLVESPYRTPQTLVGGPRSDAALLASSGRTATTKAMGKGSTQHQHLVQTEVPKKLLEDWLAMWSEHYQLGEKLRVQLRPHRAGSELLELGIFGEGDEELANVIFAPFQDRRESTILTVRDQNTFEERLRQKRLMTLIHLWLVHRFKADAVHYVTPTEDNLYQTEKMKSHGIFRDVHQEVGEIIVADVNHPRIQELLAPDRKALWRLIRKEG, via the coding sequence ATGGCCACCACCATCGAAGCGGACGCCGAAGCCCGCACACCGTTCGAGCAGGAAGTCGCCGCGGTGCAGCGGTACTTCGACAGTCCCCGGTTCGACGGAATCATTCGCCTCTACTCGGCTCGCCAAGTCGTCGAGCAGCGGGGCACGATCCCCACCGACTACCCGGTGGCACGAGAGGCGGCGGTGGCGTTCTACGCTCGCCTTCGCGAGTTGTTCGCCCAGGGCAAGAGCATCACGACATTCGGGCCATATTCGCCGGGGCAGGCGGTGACCATCAAGCGGATGGGCATCGAGGCCATCTATCTCGGCGGTTGGGCGACTTCCGCGAAGGGCTCCAGCAGCGAAGACCCGGGTCCCGACCTCGCGAGCTACCCGTTGAGCCAGGTGCCCGACGAGGCCGCCGGGCTGGTCCGCGCGCTGCTCACCGCCGACCGCAACCAGCAGTTCCTGCGCCTGCGCATGACCGACGAGCAGCGGGCGGCAACACCCCCGGTCGATTTCCGGCCGTTCATCATCGCCGACGCCGACACTGGTCATGGCGGTGACCCGCACGTGCGCAATCTGATCCGCCGCTTCGTCGAGGCGGGAGTGCCCGGTTACCACATCGAGGACCAGCGTCCCGGCACCAAAAAGTGCGGCCATCAGGGCGGCAAGGTTTTGGTGCCGTCCGACGAGCAGATCAAGCGCCTCAACGCCGCACGCTTCCAGCTCGACGTGATGGGCGTCCCCGGCATCATCGTCGCGCGCACCGATGCCGAGGCGGGCAACCTGATCGACAGCCGCGCCGACGAACGCGACCAGCCGTTCCTGCTCGGCGCGACGAACCTCAAAATTCCGTCGTACAAAGCGTGTTGGCTGGCGCTGATGCGGCGTTTCTACGATCTGGGCGTCAAGGAACTGAACGGCCATTTCCTTTATGCGCTGCCCGACGGCGAGTACGCGGCGGCGGACGCCTGGCTTGAGCGCCAAGGTCTCCTGGACCTGGTCGCCGAAGCAGCAGCGGCCTGGCAACAGAACGGACAGCAATCCATCGACGCTCTCTTCGACAAGGTCGAAGCGCGGTTCGTCGATGCGTGGGAGGCGGACGCCGGGCTGGAGACCTACGGTGACGCGGTCGCGGACCTGCTCGAATTCGCCGAGAGCGAGGGGGAGCCGCGCGATATGAGCTCGGCGGAATGGCGCGAGTTCGCCAAGGGCGCGCCGCTTTACGCTGCCCGGGAGAAGGCCAAGGAATTGGGTGTCGTCGCCCCCTGGGACTGTGAGCTGGCGAAGACCCCGGAGGGCTACTACCAGGTTCGCGGCGGCATCCCCTATGCCATCGCCAAGTCCCTGGCCGCGGCGCCGTTCGCCGACCTGCTGTGGATGGAGACCAAGACAGCCGATCTGGCCGATGCTCGGCAATTCGCGGAAGCGATTCACGCCAAGTATCCCGACAAGATGCTGGCCTACAACCTTTCCCCGTCGTTCAACTGGGATACCACCGGGATGAGCGACGACGAGATGCGCCGCTTCCCCGAGGAGCTCGGCAAGATGGGCTTCGTCTTCAACTTCATCACCTACGGCGGGCACCAGATCGACGGCATCGCCGCCGAGGAGTTCGCCACCGCCCTCAAGCAGGACGGCATGCTGGCGCTGGCTCGGCTGCAGCGCCAGCTGCGTCTGGTTGAGTCGCCCTACCGAACGCCGCAAACTCTGGTCGGCGGCCCCCGCAGTGACGCCGCGCTGCTGGCATCCTCGGGACGCACGGCCACCACCAAGGCCATGGGTAAGGGTTCGACGCAGCACCAGCATCTGGTGCAGACCGAGGTGCCCAAGAAGCTGCTCGAGGACTGGCTGGCGATGTGGAGCGAGCACTACCAGCTCGGCGAAAAGCTCCGTGTGCAACTGCGACCGCACCGCGCCGGTTCTGAGCTGCTCGAGCTCGGCATCTTCGGTGAGGGCGACGAGGAATTGGCCAACGTGATCTTCGCGCCGTTCCAAGACCGCCGCGAAAGCACCATCCTCACGGTGCGCGACCAGAACACGTTCGAAGAAAGACTGCGGCAGAAGCGCCTGATGACGCTGATCCACCTGTGGCTGGTGCACCGGTTCAAGGCCGACGCGGTCCACTACGTCACCCCGACCGAGGACAACCTCTACCAGACCGAAAAGATGAAGTCGCACGGCATCTTCCGCGACGTCCACCAGGAGGTCGGCGAGATCATCGTGGCCGACGTAAACCACCCGCGCATCCAAGAGCTGTTGGCGCCCGACCGCAAGGCGCTGTGGCGGTTGATCCGCAAGGAAGGCTAG
- a CDS encoding family 16 glycosylhydrolase: MKRRSMMLMLGIGALAAATPAGKAAGYPSPPAAPPVPAPAAPPGATTGGLLFHDEFDGPAGSAPNPANWTVATHRTPIKNPVGWDRPEFFYQYRNDRRNVFVDGNSNLVLRATKEGDTYYGGLVSGNWRGPIGTTWEARIKLNCLTAGCWPAWWLSNDDPGRSSEIDLLEWYGNGEWPSGTTVHANPEGTAFETHPVGVDGGWHTWRCRWDQTGFYLWEDYVDGAEPYFTVPAVGIEHLELPIREWPFNEPGYTMFPVLNLAVGGSGGGDARQGSYPADMLIDWVRVW, translated from the coding sequence ATGAAGCGTCGCAGCATGATGTTGATGTTGGGGATCGGCGCGCTGGCGGCCGCTACCCCTGCGGGCAAGGCTGCTGGTTATCCCTCGCCACCGGCTGCGCCGCCCGTGCCAGCGCCAGCGGCCCCGCCCGGTGCAACCACCGGAGGCCTGCTATTTCATGACGAGTTCGACGGCCCGGCCGGTTCAGCGCCCAATCCGGCGAACTGGACGGTGGCGACGCACCGGACCCCGATCAAAAACCCCGTCGGGTGGGACAGGCCCGAGTTTTTCTACCAATACCGCAACGATCGCCGAAACGTTTTCGTCGACGGCAATTCCAACCTGGTTCTTCGCGCTACAAAAGAGGGTGACACCTACTACGGCGGCCTGGTCAGCGGCAACTGGCGAGGACCGATCGGCACCACCTGGGAGGCCCGGATAAAGCTCAACTGCCTGACCGCCGGGTGCTGGCCCGCATGGTGGTTGTCCAACGACGATCCCGGCCGCAGCAGCGAAATCGACCTCCTCGAGTGGTACGGCAACGGAGAGTGGCCGTCGGGCACCACCGTGCACGCCAACCCGGAGGGCACGGCATTCGAGACCCATCCGGTCGGGGTGGACGGCGGGTGGCACACGTGGCGGTGCCGGTGGGATCAGACCGGTTTCTACCTCTGGGAAGACTACGTCGACGGCGCCGAACCATACTTCACTGTTCCGGCGGTGGGCATCGAGCATCTCGAGCTGCCGATCCGCGAATGGCCCTTCAACGAGCCCGGGTACACGATGTTCCCGGTGTTGAACCTCGCGGTCGGCGGCTCCGGCGGCGGCGACGCCCGGCAGGGCAGCTACCCGGCGGACATGCTCATCGACTGGGTGCGTGTCTGGTAG
- a CDS encoding SDR family oxidoreductase, whose protein sequence is MRITVFGATGQIGSQVVERLNDAGHQTVAVSRRSGADVLTGEGVAEALSDTHVLVDVTNSPSFDDDPVMEFFSTATKNLVDAAKAAQVGHYVALSIVGCDGLPDSGYMRAKVVQERIITESGLPYTIVRATQFHEFAEAITASLTLAGEVRVPDALIQPIAAADVAADVARAAQAEPVNGVINLGGPEKLRFADLARLVLAHNGDTTPVVIDPSASYFGTRVGESSLVTGGAAVLAGTRFASWLASQ, encoded by the coding sequence ATGAGAATCACGGTGTTCGGTGCCACCGGGCAGATTGGCAGCCAAGTAGTCGAGCGGTTGAACGACGCCGGACACCAAACTGTGGCGGTCTCACGTCGTTCGGGTGCCGATGTGCTTACCGGTGAAGGAGTCGCGGAGGCGCTGTCGGACACTCACGTGCTCGTCGACGTCACCAATTCTCCCTCGTTCGACGACGATCCGGTGATGGAGTTCTTCAGCACAGCGACAAAGAACCTGGTGGATGCGGCCAAGGCGGCCCAGGTCGGCCACTACGTCGCGCTGTCCATTGTGGGATGCGACGGTCTGCCCGACAGCGGTTACATGCGCGCCAAAGTGGTTCAGGAACGGATCATCACCGAGTCGGGATTGCCCTACACGATCGTTCGCGCCACCCAGTTTCACGAGTTCGCCGAGGCCATCACGGCGTCGTTGACACTCGCCGGCGAGGTGCGGGTACCGGATGCCCTGATCCAGCCGATCGCTGCCGCCGACGTGGCCGCCGACGTGGCCCGCGCCGCCCAAGCCGAACCCGTCAATGGTGTCATCAACCTCGGCGGCCCCGAAAAACTTCGGTTCGCGGATTTGGCGCGGCTGGTGCTGGCACATAACGGCGACACCACTCCGGTCGTTATCGACCCCTCGGCCAGCTACTTCGGCACGCGAGTAGGGGAGAGCAGCCTGGTCACCGGCGGCGCCGCAGTGTTGGCCGGCACCCGATTCGCCAGCTGGCTCGCATCCCAATAA
- a CDS encoding SDR family NAD(P)-dependent oxidoreductase, which yields MENSRIALITGATSGLGQAVACALAEQGMHVLLHGRDRERTANAADQIQASGGSVQTYLADLSSLRETRDLAEQVSAEHPVIHLLINNAGIGPGRPPYRKRILSADGYELRFAVNYLAPVLLARKLVPALNTGAPARIVNVASAGQAPIDFADLRMDHHYTGTRAYYRSKFALVAFTFDFAAQLSDTAITVNCLHPASLMNTRMVRQAWIPPVSSVSTGVKAVMNLAVEPVGAAVTGRYFDGCREAKAHRAAYDPAIQSRLRAVTDEILQPFLSSKSPK from the coding sequence ATGGAAAACAGCCGAATCGCCCTGATAACGGGAGCAACGTCCGGCCTTGGCCAGGCGGTTGCCTGCGCGCTCGCTGAGCAGGGGATGCATGTGCTGCTGCACGGTCGTGATCGCGAGCGCACCGCGAATGCGGCCGATCAGATTCAGGCATCGGGCGGCAGCGTGCAGACCTATCTGGCAGATCTCAGCTCGCTACGGGAAACCCGCGATCTCGCCGAGCAGGTGAGCGCTGAACATCCTGTGATTCATCTCTTGATCAACAATGCAGGAATAGGCCCGGGCCGCCCCCCGTATCGCAAGCGGATCCTCAGCGCAGATGGTTACGAGTTGCGTTTCGCGGTCAATTACCTCGCCCCGGTATTGCTGGCTCGAAAACTCGTGCCCGCTCTCAACACCGGTGCGCCGGCGCGGATCGTCAACGTCGCATCCGCCGGGCAAGCACCCATAGACTTCGCAGACCTGCGCATGGACCACCATTACACGGGTACGCGCGCCTACTATCGCAGCAAGTTCGCGTTGGTCGCGTTCACTTTCGACTTCGCGGCACAGCTGTCCGACACCGCCATCACGGTCAACTGCTTGCATCCCGCGTCATTGATGAATACGCGCATGGTCCGCCAGGCGTGGATTCCGCCGGTGTCATCCGTATCGACCGGGGTTAAGGCGGTGATGAACCTCGCTGTGGAGCCTGTCGGTGCAGCGGTAACGGGGCGCTACTTCGATGGCTGTCGCGAAGCCAAGGCGCATCGCGCGGCGTACGACCCTGCCATCCAATCGAGGTTGCGTGCGGTGACCGACGAAATCCTCCAACCGTTTCTCTCAAGCAAAAGTCCGAAATGA
- a CDS encoding NADP-dependent oxidoreductase — translation MAELMNRQILLRRRPTGLLQPGDTELVTSPAPQPAEGEALLRNTYIGIDAAVRTWLNDQPGYLPPVQLGEVIRAAGIGEVVASRCDAYAVGDVVTTLSGFQEYVIIRDDVFSTPIPDATDQVAVMSVYGPTGATAYFGMTGIGKPRPGDTVVVSAAAGATGSVAGQIAKIAGARVVGIAGGPEKCRIVVEEFGFDACIDYKQGNLADALSQHCPRGVDVYFDNVGGPILDAVLGRLAHKARVVLCGVISSYLTGEHPGPANYVNLLSKTALMQGFNALEMWDRFDEAFTDLRRWEQDGKLVHRETIFEGVESCVDALNGLFTGVNIGKMLVKVGEPTPV, via the coding sequence GTGGCCGAGCTCATGAACCGCCAGATCCTGCTACGCCGCCGCCCGACCGGGCTGCTCCAGCCTGGGGACACGGAGTTGGTCACCTCGCCCGCGCCGCAGCCCGCCGAGGGCGAAGCGTTGCTGCGCAACACCTACATCGGCATCGACGCCGCGGTCCGCACCTGGCTCAACGACCAGCCCGGCTACCTGCCGCCCGTGCAATTGGGCGAGGTGATCCGGGCGGCCGGGATCGGTGAAGTGGTGGCGTCGCGATGCGACGCCTACGCGGTCGGGGACGTGGTCACCACACTGTCGGGCTTCCAGGAGTACGTGATCATCCGCGACGACGTGTTCAGCACACCCATCCCAGATGCGACCGACCAGGTGGCGGTGATGTCGGTCTACGGTCCGACCGGAGCCACCGCGTACTTCGGAATGACCGGCATCGGCAAACCCCGGCCCGGGGACACGGTGGTGGTCTCCGCCGCCGCGGGTGCGACCGGGTCGGTCGCCGGGCAGATCGCCAAGATCGCCGGCGCGCGGGTGGTCGGCATCGCGGGCGGGCCGGAGAAGTGCCGAATCGTGGTGGAGGAGTTCGGTTTTGACGCGTGTATCGATTACAAACAAGGCAATTTGGCGGACGCGCTCAGCCAGCATTGCCCGCGCGGCGTCGACGTCTACTTCGACAATGTCGGCGGCCCTATCCTCGACGCGGTGCTGGGTCGCTTGGCGCACAAGGCACGGGTGGTGCTGTGCGGAGTCATCTCCAGCTACCTGACCGGCGAGCACCCAGGTCCGGCCAACTACGTAAATCTGTTGTCCAAAACCGCGCTCATGCAGGGCTTCAACGCGCTGGAGATGTGGGACCGATTCGACGAGGCGTTCACGGACCTGCGCCGCTGGGAGCAAGACGGCAAACTCGTGCATCGCGAGACCATCTTCGAAGGCGTCGAGTCATGCGTCGACGCACTCAACGGGCTGTTCACCGGCGTGAATATCGGAAAAATGCTGGTCAAAGTCGGTGAGCCCACGCCGGTCTAA
- a CDS encoding RICIN domain-containing protein yields the protein MHGLRLNGDVRRILVAAGAVFGVAALSTGVAGGADQIQLKSRLGNWCLDAPNGRNTATMVNPCDGSKHQLWILNPAGQIESAAFPGTCLSISDAADNTPVMLSSCQTNASNQQWTLQTNGQLTNALGPCLNVFGGVAQPGTAVIAYHCIPDVADEQWDSVS from the coding sequence ATGCACGGATTGCGGCTGAACGGCGATGTGCGCCGAATCCTTGTCGCCGCCGGCGCGGTGTTCGGTGTCGCCGCGCTGTCCACTGGGGTGGCCGGTGGCGCCGACCAGATCCAGCTGAAGAGCCGATTGGGCAACTGGTGTCTTGACGCCCCGAATGGGAGGAACACTGCGACGATGGTGAACCCCTGCGACGGGTCGAAGCACCAGCTGTGGATTCTCAACCCGGCCGGTCAGATCGAGAGCGCAGCGTTTCCCGGGACTTGCCTGAGCATCAGCGACGCGGCGGACAACACTCCGGTAATGCTCTCGTCCTGTCAAACCAATGCCAGCAACCAGCAGTGGACTTTGCAGACCAACGGCCAGCTCACCAACGCCCTCGGTCCATGCCTCAACGTGTTCGGGGGTGTGGCGCAGCCGGGGACCGCGGTGATCGCCTACCACTGCATCCCCGATGTAGCCGACGAGCAATGGGACAGCGTTTCCTGA
- a CDS encoding sulfurtransferase produces MTRAQVLITAAELAHLIETGSAPTILDVRWRLDEPDGRAAYLQGHVPGAVYVSLEDELSDHSVSGRGRHPLPSGRRLEQAARRWGIRQDAPVVAYDDWNRVGSSRAWWVLKSAGLTNVRILDGGLAAWRSAGGCLETGPVAAQRGNVTVPHKDLYVGGLPTLTAEQAGASGVTLLDARAPERFRGDVEPVDPVAGHIPGATNLPSTAILGGDGTFLANSELAQVFSKYGIEPAGRLGVYCGSGVSATVTVAALAILGYQGALFPGSWSEWISDPARPIARGSD; encoded by the coding sequence GTGACACGTGCTCAGGTCCTCATTACCGCTGCCGAGTTGGCGCACCTCATCGAAACAGGTTCTGCGCCGACCATTCTCGACGTGCGCTGGCGGCTCGACGAACCCGACGGGCGTGCAGCGTATTTGCAGGGTCATGTACCCGGCGCGGTGTATGTGTCGCTGGAAGACGAGCTGAGCGATCACAGCGTCAGCGGCCGAGGACGTCATCCGCTGCCCTCAGGTCGTCGCCTCGAGCAGGCCGCCCGCCGGTGGGGCATCCGCCAAGATGCCCCGGTTGTCGCATACGACGATTGGAATCGGGTGGGGTCGTCGCGCGCGTGGTGGGTGCTGAAGTCTGCTGGTCTGACGAATGTGCGCATCCTCGACGGAGGCCTTGCTGCGTGGCGGTCGGCCGGAGGTTGTCTAGAGACCGGTCCGGTGGCTGCGCAGCGTGGGAATGTGACTGTGCCGCATAAGGATTTGTATGTCGGCGGGCTGCCTACATTGACTGCCGAGCAAGCAGGTGCCAGCGGAGTGACGTTGCTCGATGCGCGGGCACCTGAACGGTTCCGCGGTGACGTCGAGCCGGTCGATCCGGTTGCCGGTCATATTCCGGGCGCCACAAATCTTCCCAGTACCGCGATCCTGGGCGGTGATGGAACATTTCTCGCGAATAGTGAACTTGCCCAAGTGTTTTCCAAATATGGCATTGAGCCTGCTGGTCGCCTGGGTGTGTACTGCGGCTCTGGTGTCAGCGCGACGGTTACGGTCGCCGCGCTTGCGATACTGGGCTATCAAGGAGCGCTGTTTCCCGGCTCGTGGTCGGAGTGGATTTCCGATCCGGCGCGCCCCATAGCCCGCGGCTCCGACTAG